CCGTCCCCGGCTGCGCACGAAGCCGCCCATGAAGATCTCGGTCATGTCGTGCACCAGCCGGTCTACGTCGGCGTCGCGGCCGGGGCGATACCAGACGTACAGCCAGTTCATCATCCCGAACAGGGCGAACGCCGAGACTCTCTCGTCGAGGGTGCTGTTCGGCTCCACCTCCCGCAGGATCTGGCGGGCGATGTTGGTGAGCTGCCGTTTCTGCGATTCGACGTGGGAACGGAACTCGCCGGTGAGCGACTTCGCTTCGTGCGAGAGAACCTTCATCTCCGCCATGTTGTCCACGAAGAAGCGGAGGTGGTTGTCGATGAGGATACGCAGCTTCTCGCGCGGGTCGCGCGCGTAGCGGAGCCGGGGCTCCAGGCCCGCGAT
The Longimicrobiaceae bacterium DNA segment above includes these coding regions:
- a CDS encoding TetR/AcrR family transcriptional regulator; translated protein: MSQGRTAYDAKLESILRAAAVVFAEKGYHQASIRDISRFTRVSLAGLYYYFQSKEELLFLIQHHAMSRLIAGLEPRLRYARDPREKLRILIDNHLRFFVDNMAEMKVLSHEAKSLTGEFRSHVESQKRQLTNIARQILREVEPNSTLDERVSAFALFGMMNWLYVWYRPGRDADVDRLVHDMTEIFMGGFVRSRGRNPELQLAFGTA